The following coding sequences lie in one Sulfuricurvum sp. genomic window:
- a CDS encoding aminotransferase class IV family protein, whose product MLLETLRCENGRVFHLPYHQARLDRSLKTLDSLQRYELNSLIHPPEEGLYRCRFLYDEIGFTVEFHPYVPRVITSLKLIYDDTIEYSLKDSNREALNALYEQRGECDDILIVKNGLLTDTSIANIALWIEGKWLTPQTPLLEGTTRARLLEEGFLTPAPLRPEDIAQATKVAIFNAMVDFLEVESGIIP is encoded by the coding sequence GTGCTGCTAGAAACACTTCGCTGTGAAAACGGCAGAGTTTTTCATCTCCCTTACCATCAAGCACGTTTGGATCGATCGCTCAAAACGCTCGATTCGTTGCAGCGGTATGAGCTAAATTCTCTCATACATCCTCCTGAAGAAGGATTATATCGGTGTCGATTTCTCTATGACGAAATTGGCTTTACGGTTGAATTTCATCCCTATGTACCTCGAGTTATCACCTCTTTAAAACTTATTTACGATGATACCATTGAGTATTCGCTCAAAGATTCGAATCGGGAAGCACTCAACGCTTTGTATGAGCAGCGTGGAGAATGCGACGATATCCTGATTGTCAAAAACGGCCTGCTAACCGATACGTCAATCGCCAATATCGCTTTATGGATAGAGGGGAAATGGCTCACTCCGCAAACGCCGCTACTCGAAGGGACAACCCGTGCCCGTTTACTCGAAGAAGGATTCCTTACCCCCGCACCTCTACGGCCTGAGGATATCGCTCAAGCTACCAAGGTTGCGATCTTCAATGCAATGGTAGACTTTCTTGAAGTCGAAAGTGGTATAATTCCCTAA